From the Opitutus sp. ER46 genome, one window contains:
- a CDS encoding carcinine hydrolase/isopenicillin-N N-acyltransferase family protein, protein MPRPTVSLPPAPILPLSSPASRATKPRLAQPATRWLAAVFVLAVGLVSVRLSAGESPALTPEQQETLRSVVLLNPEQTAAPLYRMTYVGDYGFDAYLKVGSPTEPALEAYLRDRLPLPKQPAKATTARGHDECSAFLARNEQGHFLYARNLDLPDCHPAVLLWTRPPQGYASLSMVDLNGLGYALDEKHRDLPADLTGRIPLLSAPFVPRDGVNEHGLAVATLNVPQAEAKPDPAKVTICRWQVNRLLLDHARDVPEAIRLLASYNVHAGDSGVHFFVADAQGNSAVIEYPAGGAMTVTRNTAPWQAVTNFYLCGETQAGTGKERYACATRVLGAAQGVLAARNAMILLRDVSQASTVWSVVYDLSDGAALVSMGRRFEVPLQVSLKTPGVAMPLAVR, encoded by the coding sequence ATGCCCAGACCAACTGTCAGTCTCCCCCCAGCTCCCATCCTTCCGCTTTCGTCCCCCGCCTCGCGAGCAACGAAGCCCCGCCTCGCCCAGCCAGCGACCCGCTGGCTCGCCGCGGTTTTCGTCCTCGCCGTTGGTCTGGTCAGCGTCCGCTTGTCCGCCGGCGAATCACCCGCGCTCACGCCCGAACAGCAGGAGACGCTGCGCAGCGTGGTGCTCCTGAACCCGGAACAGACCGCCGCGCCGCTCTATCGGATGACGTACGTCGGCGACTACGGCTTCGACGCGTACCTCAAGGTCGGCTCGCCCACCGAGCCTGCCCTCGAGGCCTACCTCCGCGATCGCCTCCCGCTGCCGAAGCAGCCCGCGAAAGCAACGACCGCGCGCGGACACGACGAGTGCAGCGCCTTCCTCGCCCGCAACGAGCAGGGGCACTTTCTCTACGCGCGCAACCTGGACCTCCCGGACTGTCACCCCGCGGTCCTGCTATGGACGAGACCACCGCAAGGCTACGCCTCGCTGTCGATGGTCGACTTGAACGGCCTCGGCTACGCGCTCGACGAAAAGCATCGGGATCTGCCCGCCGACCTGACCGGCCGCATCCCGCTGCTCTCCGCGCCCTTCGTGCCCCGCGACGGCGTGAACGAGCACGGCCTCGCCGTCGCGACGCTCAACGTGCCGCAGGCCGAGGCCAAACCCGATCCCGCCAAGGTCACAATCTGCCGCTGGCAGGTGAACCGCCTCCTGCTCGACCACGCACGCGACGTGCCCGAGGCCATCCGTCTCCTCGCCAGCTACAACGTCCACGCCGGCGACTCCGGCGTGCACTTCTTCGTTGCCGACGCCCAGGGAAACTCGGCCGTCATCGAGTACCCGGCGGGCGGCGCGATGACCGTCACGCGCAACACCGCCCCGTGGCAGGCGGTGACGAACTTCTACCTTTGCGGCGAGACGCAGGCCGGCACCGGCAAGGAACGGTACGCCTGCGCCACCCGCGTCCTCGGCGCCGCCCAGGGCGTTCTCGCGGCGCGAAACGCGATGATCCTCCTGCGGGATGTTTCCCAGGCGTCCACAGTCTGGTCGGTCGTGTACGATCTCTCGGACGGTGCGGCGCTCGTCTCGATGGGCCGCCGTTTCGAGGTGCCGCTGCAGGTGAGCCTGAAAACGCCCGGCGTCGCCATGCCGCTCGCCGTGCGCTGA